From Phenylobacterium immobile (ATCC 35973), a single genomic window includes:
- the glgX gene encoding glycogen debranching protein GlgX, translating into MAAGAHPIEEGAPEPLGASLVGDGVNFAVWSSAAEAIEVCLFDAEGAEIARLPLPGRTGPVFHGRIAGLGAGARYGLRAHGVFAPERGLRFDPSKLLIDPYARALDSQIRLHPTMSVHGEDSAPYVAKALVQPATEARRRPPLKTAWADTVIYELHVRGFTRLNPDIPEQMRGTFAGLAHPAAIAHLLRLGVTAVELLPCMAWMDERHLPPLNLTNYWGYNPVAWMTPDPRLAPGGWAEVRAATDALAAAGIETLLDVVFNHSGESDELGPTLSLRGLDNAGYYRLQAGRPDRYVNDAGTGNVLALERPAGMRLAMDTLRTWATLGGIEGFRFDLATTLGRGPAGFDPASPLLAAIDQDPALRDLKLIAEPWDCGLDGYQLGRFPAAWGEWNDHFRDDVRGFWRGGPITLGKLATRLSGSQDVFVGKRPSRSINFVTAHDGFTLADLVTYEVKRNWANGEDNRDGSDHEGSWNNGVEGPSDEPVVRAARLSDQRALLSTLILARGTPMIAMGAEFGHSQAGANNAYTQDNETSWLDWAAADESLAGFTARLIAARRSHPALRQDRFLTGRLLADEPFADVEWRRADGSPLSAYDWDAADGATLVVGLAASEDAVLDRVVLAIHRARSPAEAMLPGTRDGHAWRILADSANPEREGDVEGRVSLSARSVLLLGEVETATPTTRPTNTEALARLAAAAGVAPEWRGFDGEAHPVSADTQTALLAAMGLPAGSTGEALTSLDRLAAQRDRRALPAALTATAETAFTLPLRFNPAHPAPRTWIEIRGDGVGVRRLATGVDAPITHAMAADGREVATLALAAPPLPAGRYEVRREDAPDALCRLTVAPERCFLPPDFAEGARISGLATQLYSLRRAGDQGIGDLTTLGDLAAASAAHGFAVVGINPLHTLFNGDRERASPYYPSDRRFLDPIYLDVPGAGAVSRSELIDYPAVWGAKLAALEAAYAAGVDDAALEAFIVAGGEDLARFALFETIADAHPGQDWRSWPEALRTPHAARASAFAQAHAPRLRFHQYLQWRADAELGAAARRGGLSLGLCRDLAVAAAPDGAEAWAMADLLAKGVAIGAPPDAFAPQGQVWGAPPFNPHALTADGYRAYGRMLAANMRHAGALRVDHALGLARQFWAPHGAEGADGAYVAFPLDDLLGQLALESWQARCVVVGEDLGVVPDGLRAALTGRNVLGYRVLPFERDEGGFTPPEAYASKAWACVGTHDLPPLKGWWAGAEIDERQALGLTPADQAAQERAQRARDRADLVAALGTGDANGPMTDNLAELIHAFVARSASLIAVAQADDLAGETVGVNLPGTDRERPNWRRRLATPLARLFDSPRAQAILRGMAQR; encoded by the coding sequence GTGGCGGCGGGGGCCCATCCGATCGAGGAGGGCGCGCCCGAGCCGCTGGGCGCGAGCCTGGTCGGCGACGGGGTCAACTTCGCCGTCTGGTCGAGCGCCGCCGAAGCCATCGAGGTTTGTCTCTTCGACGCGGAAGGGGCCGAAATAGCGCGGCTGCCGCTGCCGGGCCGGACCGGGCCGGTGTTCCATGGACGGATCGCGGGCCTAGGCGCGGGCGCCCGCTACGGGTTGCGAGCGCATGGCGTCTTCGCGCCGGAACGCGGCCTGAGGTTCGATCCGTCCAAGCTGCTGATCGACCCGTATGCGCGCGCCCTCGACAGCCAGATCCGCCTGCACCCGACGATGTCAGTCCATGGCGAAGATAGCGCGCCATACGTCGCGAAGGCCCTTGTCCAACCGGCGACGGAGGCGCGCAGACGCCCGCCGCTGAAGACCGCCTGGGCCGATACGGTGATCTACGAGCTGCACGTGCGCGGCTTCACCCGCCTGAACCCGGACATCCCCGAGCAGATGCGGGGAACTTTCGCAGGCCTCGCTCATCCCGCCGCCATCGCCCACCTGCTGCGCCTCGGCGTCACCGCTGTCGAGCTTCTGCCCTGCATGGCCTGGATGGACGAGCGCCACCTACCGCCGCTGAACCTGACCAACTATTGGGGCTACAACCCCGTCGCCTGGATGACGCCGGACCCGCGCCTCGCGCCCGGCGGATGGGCCGAGGTGCGCGCGGCGACCGACGCCTTGGCGGCGGCTGGCATCGAGACTCTCCTCGATGTGGTCTTCAACCACTCCGGCGAGAGCGACGAACTGGGCCCGACGCTATCGCTGCGCGGCCTGGACAATGCGGGTTACTACCGCCTCCAGGCCGGCCGGCCGGACCGCTATGTGAACGACGCGGGCACGGGCAACGTGCTGGCGCTGGAGCGGCCGGCAGGCATGCGCCTGGCCATGGACACCCTGCGGACCTGGGCGACGCTGGGCGGGATCGAAGGCTTCCGTTTCGATCTGGCGACGACCCTGGGCCGCGGGCCCGCCGGTTTCGATCCGGCCTCGCCCCTGCTGGCGGCGATCGACCAAGACCCGGCGTTGCGCGACCTGAAGCTGATCGCCGAGCCATGGGACTGCGGCCTGGACGGCTACCAGCTTGGCCGTTTTCCGGCCGCATGGGGTGAATGGAACGATCATTTCCGCGATGATGTGCGGGGATTCTGGCGCGGCGGACCGATCACGCTGGGCAAGCTCGCCACGCGGCTTTCGGGATCGCAGGATGTCTTCGTCGGCAAGCGGCCGAGCCGTAGCATCAACTTCGTCACCGCCCACGATGGCTTCACCCTGGCCGACCTCGTCACCTATGAGGTCAAGCGCAACTGGGCGAACGGCGAGGACAACCGCGACGGCTCCGACCACGAAGGTTCGTGGAACAATGGGGTCGAGGGGCCGAGCGATGAGCCTGTCGTACGCGCCGCACGCCTCAGTGACCAACGCGCGCTGCTGTCGACCTTGATCCTGGCGCGCGGGACGCCGATGATCGCCATGGGCGCGGAGTTCGGTCACAGCCAGGCGGGCGCGAACAACGCCTATACGCAGGACAATGAGACGAGTTGGCTCGACTGGGCCGCCGCCGACGAAAGCCTGGCCGGCTTTACCGCGCGGCTGATCGCGGCGAGGCGCAGCCACCCCGCCCTGCGTCAGGACCGGTTCCTGACGGGCCGGCTGCTGGCCGACGAGCCCTTCGCCGATGTGGAGTGGCGACGCGCCGATGGCTCGCCGTTGAGCGCTTACGACTGGGACGCGGCGGATGGCGCGACCCTGGTGGTCGGCCTGGCCGCCTCCGAGGACGCCGTGCTGGATCGCGTGGTCCTGGCGATCCACCGCGCCCGCTCGCCTGCTGAAGCAATGCTGCCCGGAACGCGCGATGGCCATGCCTGGCGCATCCTGGCCGACAGCGCGAATCCCGAGCGGGAAGGGGACGTTGAGGGCCGGGTATCGCTCAGCGCCCGATCCGTCTTGCTGCTCGGCGAGGTCGAGACCGCCACCCCGACCACGCGACCGACCAATACAGAGGCCTTGGCGCGGCTGGCGGCGGCGGCGGGTGTCGCGCCCGAATGGCGCGGGTTCGATGGCGAGGCCCATCCGGTCAGCGCTGATACGCAAACGGCCTTGCTCGCCGCCATGGGCTTGCCTGCTGGTTCCACTGGGGAGGCCCTGACGTCGCTTGACCGACTCGCCGCGCAGCGAGACCGCCGGGCCCTGCCCGCGGCCCTGACCGCGACCGCCGAGACCGCCTTCACCCTGCCCCTGCGCTTCAATCCGGCACACCCGGCGCCGCGGACCTGGATCGAAATCCGCGGTGACGGCGTTGGCGTGCGCCGCCTGGCGACGGGCGTCGACGCGCCCATCACCCACGCGATGGCCGCTGATGGCCGCGAGGTTGCGACCCTCGCCCTGGCCGCCCCGCCGCTGCCGGCCGGCCGTTATGAAGTGCGCCGGGAAGACGCGCCGGACGCGCTGTGCCGCCTGACGGTCGCGCCGGAACGATGCTTCCTGCCGCCCGATTTCGCCGAGGGCGCGCGGATATCGGGCCTGGCGACCCAGCTCTACAGCCTGCGGCGCGCGGGCGATCAGGGGATTGGTGATCTCACAACCCTTGGCGATTTGGCGGCCGCCAGCGCCGCCCACGGGTTCGCGGTGGTGGGGATCAATCCACTGCACACCCTGTTCAACGGCGATCGCGAACGCGCCAGCCCCTACTATCCCTCCGATCGTCGCTTCCTCGACCCCATCTACCTTGATGTCCCGGGAGCGGGCGCGGTCAGCAGAAGCGAGTTGATCGACTACCCCGCGGTATGGGGGGCCAAACTTGCGGCGCTGGAGGCGGCCTATGCGGCCGGCGTCGACGATGCGGCGCTTGAGGCCTTCATCGTCGCCGGCGGCGAGGATCTGGCGCGCTTCGCCCTTTTTGAGACGATCGCTGACGCCCACCCCGGCCAGGACTGGCGCAGCTGGCCCGAGGCGCTGCGTACGCCTCACGCGGCGCGTGCGAGCGCCTTCGCCCAGGCGCACGCCCCGCGCCTGCGGTTTCACCAGTATCTGCAATGGCGGGCGGACGCCGAGCTGGGCGCCGCGGCGCGGCGCGGCGGCCTGTCGCTTGGCCTCTGCCGGGACCTCGCCGTCGCGGCCGCGCCCGACGGCGCCGAGGCCTGGGCCATGGCCGATCTCTTGGCCAAGGGCGTCGCGATCGGCGCGCCACCGGATGCGTTTGCGCCCCAGGGTCAAGTCTGGGGCGCCCCGCCCTTCAATCCGCACGCTCTCACAGCCGACGGCTACCGGGCCTATGGCCGAATGCTCGCCGCCAATATGCGCCACGCCGGCGCGCTGCGGGTCGACCACGCCCTTGGGTTGGCCCGCCAGTTCTGGGCGCCGCATGGAGCCGAGGGCGCGGACGGCGCCTATGTCGCCTTCCCGCTTGACGACCTCTTAGGTCAGCTCGCCCTGGAGAGCTGGCAGGCGCGTTGCGTCGTGGTCGGGGAGGACCTGGGTGTGGTCCCCGATGGCCTCCGCGCGGCCCTGACCGGGCGAAATGTGCTGGGTTACCGCGTCCTGCCCTTCGAGCGGGACGAAGGCGGGTTCACCCCGCCCGAGGCCTATGCTTCCAAGGCTTGGGCCTGCGTCGGCACCCACGACCTGCCGCCGCTGAAGGGGTGGTGGGCGGGCGCCGAGATCGATGAGCGCCAGGCCCTGGGCCTCACGCCAGCCGATCAAGCCGCCCAGGAGCGGGCCCAGCGGGCCCGCGACCGCGCCGACCTCGTCGCCGCCCTCGGAACGGGCGACGCCAACGGGCCAATGACGGACAACCTCGCCGAACTGATCCACGCCTTCGTCGCCCGTAGCGCAAGCCTGATCGCCGTGGCTCAAGCCGACGACCTGGCCGGTGAGACGGTCGGCGTGAACCTGCCCGGCACCGACCGAGAACGGCCTAACTGGCGGCGACGGCTGGCGACGCCACTGGCGCGACTGTTCGATTCACCCCGCGCTCAGGCGATTCTGCGGGGCATGGCGCAAAGGTAG
- the glgB gene encoding 1,4-alpha-glucan branching protein GlgB — protein sequence MSTLTDDEVAAIAKGQLADAFAVLGPHDGWVRAFVRHAETLEVLAETGAVLATLTERRPWVFEGAVPLAPGQPYLLRATNRGGRWVAHDPYRFGPLLGPLDDHLLIEGAHHRLYEKLGAHAITHEGVHGVSFAVWAPNAAQVAVVGDFNDWDGRALPMRKRVDSGVWEVFAPGLTPGATYKYSIISRAGERLPLKADPFGQASELRPATASVVPAPLDHAWRDAGYRDARPAEPWRAAMSIYEVHLGSWRRGPEGRFLTWDEIAETLIPYAKDMGFTHLEFMPVFEHPLDESWGYQPIGLFAPTARFGEPAGLARLIDAAHAAGLGVILDWVPAHFPADAHGLARFDGDTLYEHPDPRRGFQPQWNTAAYDFARSEVANYLIANALYWLEVFHADGLRVDAVSAMLYLDYGREGGDFPRNAEGGREDRDAEAFLKTLNTTVYAEQPKALMIAEESTSWPGVTAPVHEGGLGFGFKWNMGWMNDTLAYLELDPLFRKHHHEKLTFGLTYAFSENYVLPLSHDEVVHGKGTILSGMPGDDWRRFAAVRGLYGFQWGYPGKKLLFMGQEFGQRREWSEAGQLEWGLLQYPEHQGLRQLVRDLNLLYRATPALFRRDNDADAFRWSVVDDAAQSTAAWIRFGEEGDAPVAVICNFTPEPRQGYRLGLPHAGTWTEVFNSDAYAYGGSGLGNLGEVIATDEAFAGFPASSEILLPPLATVFLRWDGARTPE from the coding sequence TTGAGCACCCTGACGGACGACGAGGTCGCTGCGATCGCCAAGGGACAACTGGCCGACGCCTTCGCTGTCCTGGGACCCCACGACGGCTGGGTGCGGGCCTTCGTGCGGCACGCCGAGACGCTGGAGGTGCTGGCCGAGACCGGCGCGGTGCTGGCGACCCTGACCGAGCGGCGGCCCTGGGTGTTCGAAGGCGCCGTCCCCCTCGCCCCAGGCCAGCCTTATCTGCTGCGCGCCACAAACCGCGGCGGTCGCTGGGTGGCGCACGATCCCTACCGGTTCGGCCCGCTGCTGGGGCCGCTGGACGATCACCTGCTGATCGAGGGCGCCCACCACAGGCTGTACGAAAAGCTGGGCGCCCACGCGATCACCCATGAGGGCGTCCATGGCGTGAGCTTCGCCGTCTGGGCGCCGAACGCGGCTCAGGTTGCGGTGGTCGGCGACTTCAACGACTGGGACGGCCGCGCCCTGCCCATGCGCAAGCGGGTCGACAGCGGCGTCTGGGAGGTCTTCGCGCCTGGCCTGACGCCAGGAGCAACCTACAAGTACTCGATCATTTCCCGCGCAGGCGAACGGCTGCCGTTGAAGGCCGACCCCTTCGGCCAGGCCTCGGAACTGCGACCGGCCACCGCCTCGGTGGTCCCGGCGCCGCTAGACCACGCGTGGCGGGACGCCGGCTACCGCGACGCGCGCCCGGCCGAGCCGTGGCGGGCCGCCATGAGCATCTACGAGGTGCACCTGGGGTCCTGGCGACGGGGACCGGAAGGCCGTTTCCTGACCTGGGACGAGATCGCCGAGACGCTGATCCCCTACGCCAAGGACATGGGTTTCACCCACCTGGAGTTCATGCCGGTGTTCGAGCACCCGCTGGACGAAAGCTGGGGCTACCAGCCGATCGGCCTGTTCGCCCCCACCGCCCGGTTCGGCGAGCCGGCGGGGTTGGCCCGGTTGATCGATGCGGCCCACGCCGCGGGCCTTGGCGTGATTCTGGACTGGGTGCCGGCGCATTTTCCAGCCGACGCCCACGGTCTGGCGCGGTTCGATGGCGACACGCTTTACGAACACCCCGATCCGCGGCGCGGTTTCCAGCCCCAGTGGAATACGGCGGCCTATGACTTCGCCCGCAGCGAAGTGGCCAACTACCTGATCGCCAATGCGCTCTACTGGCTGGAGGTGTTCCACGCTGACGGTCTGCGCGTCGATGCGGTCAGCGCCATGCTCTATCTGGACTATGGCCGCGAGGGCGGCGACTTCCCGCGCAACGCTGAGGGGGGACGCGAGGACCGCGACGCCGAGGCCTTCCTGAAGACGCTTAACACCACCGTCTACGCCGAGCAGCCCAAGGCCCTGATGATCGCCGAGGAGAGCACCAGCTGGCCCGGCGTGACCGCCCCGGTCCACGAGGGCGGACTGGGCTTCGGCTTCAAGTGGAACATGGGGTGGATGAACGACACCCTGGCCTACCTCGAGCTCGATCCGTTGTTTCGCAAGCACCACCACGAGAAGCTGACCTTCGGGCTGACCTACGCCTTCAGTGAGAACTATGTCCTACCGCTCAGTCACGACGAGGTGGTCCACGGCAAGGGCACGATCCTGTCCGGCATGCCGGGCGACGACTGGCGTCGGTTCGCCGCTGTGCGCGGGCTCTATGGTTTCCAGTGGGGTTATCCCGGCAAGAAGCTTCTGTTCATGGGCCAGGAATTCGGTCAGCGCCGCGAATGGAGCGAGGCCGGGCAACTGGAGTGGGGACTGCTGCAATATCCCGAACACCAGGGCCTGCGGCAGTTGGTGCGCGACCTGAACCTCCTCTATCGCGCAACGCCGGCGCTCTTCCGCCGGGACAACGATGCGGACGCCTTCCGGTGGAGCGTGGTGGACGACGCCGCTCAATCCACTGCAGCTTGGATCCGGTTTGGCGAAGAGGGCGACGCCCCCGTCGCGGTGATCTGCAACTTCACGCCCGAGCCACGCCAGGGCTACCGGCTGGGTCTGCCGCACGCAGGGACGTGGACGGAGGTCTTCAATTCCGACGCCTATGCCTACGGCGGTTCGGGCCTGGGAAATCTCGGCGAGGTGATCGCCACCGATGAGGCGTTCGCGGGTTTTCCAGCCTCCAGTGAAATTCTTTTACCGCCGCTCGCTACGGTGTTCCTGAGGTGGGACGGCGCAAGGACCCCAGAATGA
- the glgA gene encoding glycogen synthase GlgA, with the protein MAVKLNVLAVASEVYPLIKTGGLADVAGALPGALKTEGVTVRTLLPGYPAVMARLKRAKPLHAFTTHFGGPAQLLGVKVEGLDLIVLDAPHLFDRAGGPYAGMDGRDFGDNALRFAALSAAGAAIAQGLLADWRPDVVHAHDWQAGMTAAYLTFNGGPRTPVVFTVHNLAFQGQFDRKLMGALGLPAHAFTHDGVEYYGDIGFLKAGLRLADRVTTVSPTYAAEICTPEWGMGLDGLIRGRADRLSGILNGIDTDVWNPATDPHIAQAYDAADIAARAVNKAALQARLGLEVAPDAPLFGVISRLSWQKGLDLLLAALPTILETGGQLAVLGSGDRWMEEGFANAAASNAGRISVQIGYDETLAHAIQAGVDALIVPSRFEPCGLTQLCALRYGAVPVVARVGGLADTIIDASPMAMAARTATGVQFSPVSGPMLESAIRRASSLYRKPDSWRRLQLNGMASDVSWTEPAQAYASLYRDLAAG; encoded by the coding sequence ATGGCCGTGAAGCTGAACGTCCTGGCGGTCGCGTCCGAAGTCTATCCGTTGATCAAGACCGGTGGTCTGGCGGACGTGGCCGGCGCCCTACCCGGCGCATTGAAGACCGAGGGCGTGACGGTGCGGACGCTGCTGCCCGGGTATCCGGCGGTGATGGCGCGGTTGAAGCGCGCCAAGCCGCTTCACGCCTTTACGACGCATTTCGGCGGACCGGCGCAGCTCTTGGGCGTCAAGGTCGAGGGTCTGGACCTGATCGTGCTGGACGCGCCGCACCTGTTCGACCGAGCCGGCGGACCCTACGCCGGCATGGACGGACGCGACTTCGGCGATAACGCCCTCCGGTTCGCCGCCCTGTCGGCGGCTGGCGCGGCGATCGCCCAGGGCCTGCTGGCCGACTGGCGGCCCGACGTTGTGCACGCCCACGACTGGCAGGCGGGCATGACCGCGGCCTATCTCACCTTCAACGGCGGCCCGCGCACGCCAGTCGTGTTCACCGTCCATAACCTCGCGTTCCAGGGTCAGTTCGACCGCAAGCTGATGGGGGCGCTTGGATTGCCGGCGCACGCCTTCACCCACGACGGCGTCGAATACTATGGCGACATCGGCTTCCTGAAGGCGGGCCTGCGCCTGGCCGACCGGGTGACCACCGTCTCGCCGACCTATGCAGCCGAAATCTGCACCCCCGAGTGGGGCATGGGCCTCGACGGCCTCATCCGCGGTCGCGCCGACCGCCTCAGCGGGATCCTGAACGGGATCGACACCGACGTCTGGAATCCGGCGACCGACCCGCACATCGCCCAGGCCTACGACGCCGCGGACATCGCCGCCCGCGCCGTGAACAAGGCCGCCTTGCAGGCCCGGTTGGGCCTGGAGGTCGCCCCTGATGCGCCGCTCTTCGGCGTGATCAGCCGACTGAGCTGGCAGAAGGGACTGGACCTCCTGCTCGCCGCCCTACCAACGATCCTGGAGACTGGCGGCCAGCTCGCGGTGCTGGGCTCGGGCGACCGATGGATGGAGGAGGGCTTCGCCAACGCCGCGGCTTCGAACGCTGGCCGGATCAGCGTGCAAATCGGCTACGACGAGACCCTGGCCCATGCGATCCAGGCCGGTGTCGACGCCCTGATCGTCCCGTCGCGGTTCGAGCCCTGCGGTCTGACCCAGCTGTGCGCCCTGCGCTATGGGGCTGTGCCGGTGGTCGCTCGCGTCGGCGGCCTGGCGGACACGATCATCGACGCCAGCCCCATGGCCATGGCGGCGCGCACCGCCACCGGCGTCCAGTTCTCGCCGGTCAGCGGTCCCATGCTGGAGAGCGCGATCCGGCGGGCATCCAGTCTTTATCGCAAGCCTGACTCCTGGCGTCGCCTTCAGCTCAATGGCATGGCCAGCGACGTCTCCTGGACCGAGCCTGCGCAGGCCTATGCAAGCCTATACCGCGACCTGGCCGCAGGCTGA
- the glgC gene encoding glucose-1-phosphate adenylyltransferase: protein MTTPKTQSGPLSRHAMAYVLAGGRGSRLLELTDIRAKPAVYFGGKFRIVDFALSNAMNSGIRRIAVATQYKAHSLIRHLQRGWNFFRPERNETFDILPASQRVDEHMWYLGTADAVYQNLDIIEDYGAQFIVILAGDHVYKMDYEPMLQQHVDQGADVTVGCIEASIEEAKGFGVMHVDENDQIIDFLEKPANPPHMPGRPDTALASMGIYVFDVAFLAEELRRDAADPDSDHDFGKDIIPRLVKGGKAVAHPFARSYIRTASDAGPYWRDVGTIDSFFAANIDLTEVVPDLDLYDRDWPIWTYSEMNAPAKFVHDHPGRRGSAVSSLVSGGCVISGASISRSVLFNDVRVNSYANVELGVIMPGVRIGRSARLKNVIIDRGVDIPEGLIVGEDPLIDGKRFRRSEGGVCLITQKMIDRL from the coding sequence ATGACGACCCCGAAGACCCAATCCGGCCCGCTGTCGCGCCACGCCATGGCCTATGTGCTGGCTGGCGGTCGGGGCAGCCGCTTGCTGGAGCTGACCGATATCCGGGCCAAGCCGGCGGTCTACTTCGGCGGCAAGTTCCGCATTGTCGACTTCGCCCTGTCGAACGCCATGAATTCCGGCATCCGGCGGATCGCGGTGGCGACGCAGTACAAGGCCCACAGCCTCATCCGCCATCTGCAGCGCGGCTGGAATTTCTTCCGACCCGAGCGCAATGAGACCTTCGACATCCTGCCCGCCAGCCAGCGCGTGGACGAGCACATGTGGTATCTCGGCACCGCCGACGCGGTCTATCAGAACCTCGACATCATCGAGGACTACGGCGCGCAGTTCATCGTCATCCTGGCCGGCGACCACGTCTACAAGATGGACTACGAGCCCATGCTTCAGCAGCATGTGGACCAGGGCGCGGACGTGACCGTGGGTTGCATCGAGGCTTCCATCGAGGAGGCCAAGGGCTTCGGCGTCATGCACGTCGACGAGAACGACCAGATCATCGACTTCCTGGAGAAGCCCGCGAACCCGCCGCACATGCCGGGCCGGCCGGACACGGCCCTGGCCAGCATGGGCATCTATGTGTTCGACGTCGCCTTTCTGGCGGAGGAGTTGCGACGCGACGCGGCCGATCCGGACAGCGACCACGACTTCGGCAAGGACATCATTCCCAGGCTGGTGAAGGGCGGCAAGGCGGTCGCCCACCCGTTCGCGCGCTCCTACATCCGCACGGCCTCAGACGCGGGACCCTATTGGCGCGACGTGGGCACCATCGACAGCTTCTTCGCCGCCAACATCGACCTGACCGAGGTGGTGCCCGACCTCGACCTCTATGACCGGGACTGGCCGATCTGGACGTACAGTGAGATGAACGCGCCGGCGAAGTTCGTGCACGATCATCCAGGGCGACGCGGGTCTGCGGTGTCATCGCTCGTATCGGGCGGCTGCGTCATCTCCGGCGCCTCGATCTCGCGATCGGTGCTGTTCAACGACGTACGGGTCAATTCCTACGCCAATGTCGAACTTGGCGTGATCATGCCAGGCGTTCGCATCGGCCGCTCGGCGCGCCTGAAGAACGTAATCATCGACCGCGGCGTGGATATTCCCGAGGGCCTGATCGTCGGTGAGGATCCGTTGATCGACGGCAAGCGGTTTCGCCGGTCCGAAGGCGGCGTCTGCCTGATCACCCAGAAGATGATCGACCGGCTCTGA